One part of the Malus sylvestris chromosome 2, drMalSylv7.2, whole genome shotgun sequence genome encodes these proteins:
- the LOC126608195 gene encoding alpha-aminoadipic semialdehyde synthase isoform X4, which yields MIGNGVVGILAESVNKWERRAPLTPSHCARLLHSGREKTGVSRIILQPSTKRIHHDAMYEDVGCEISEDLSHCGLILGIKQPKLEMILPDRAYAFFSHTHKAQKENMPLLDKILAERVSLYDYELIVGDHARRLLAFGKYAGRAGFIDFLLGLGQRYLSLGYSTPFLSLGASYMYPSLAAAKAAVISVGEEIATRGLPSGICPLVFIFTGSGNVSSGAQEIFKLLPHTFVEPSELPALFVAAKDDAQTTRKSKRIFQVYGCVVTSKNMVEHEDPTREFDKADYYAHPEHYNPVFHEKIAPYASVIVNCMYWEKRFPRLLSTKQVQDLTKKASVLVGIADITCDIGGSIEFVNQTTSIDSPFFRYDPVTNSYHRDMDGAGVICQAVDILPTEFAKEASKHFGDILSNFVGNLASTKDITKLPAHLRRACITHGGALTSFYEYIPRMRKSDSEEISKNHVNHNYKNYNISVSLSGHLFDQFLINEALDIIEAAGGSFHLVKCDVGQCSNSLSFSELEVGADDTAVLDQIIDSLTSLANSNENHDLKQEKNKISLSFGEVQHSPTKKGNDTKRKAGVLIIGAGRVCQPAAEMLASVSGMSSHEWYKTCFEDEFEEINDVQVTVASLYLKDAEEITEGIPNATAVQLDISDTGSLHRYISEAELVISLLPAFCHVTVANACIELKKHLVTASYVDESMSKLDEKAKSAGITILGEMGLDPGIDHMIAMKMINQAHVRKGKIMSFTSYCGGLPSPAAANNPLAYKFSWSPAGAIRAGRNPATYKSNGKIVEVDGKDLYDSAAKYRVPDLPAFSLECLPNRNSLVYGDLYGIGHEASTVFRGTLRYEGFGEIMATLSRIGLFESEPHPLLKDANRPTFRKFLSELLKMKTEDLDRPLIGEKIIPERIDTLGYCKEQGAAVRAAKTIVFLGLHEQKEIPASCKSAFEVACLRMEERLAYSSTEQDMVLLHHEVEVEFPDGLREKHTGTLLEFGKMKSGKMITAMAFTVGVPAAIGALLILGNKIKTRGVLRPIEPEVYVPAMDILQAYGIKLMEKIE from the exons ATGATTGGAAATGGGGTGGTGGGGATTTTGGCCGAGTCTGTGAACAAGTGGGAGAGAAGAGCGCCTCTGACGCCGTCTCACTGCGCTCGGCTGCTCCACAGCGGGAGAGAAAAAACCGGAGTTTCTCGGATCATACTGCAGCCCTCGACGAAGAGAATTCATCATGATGCAATGTATGAAGATGTTGGATGTGAAATCTCTGAGGATTTGTCACATTGTGGTTTGATCCTCGGCATCAAACAGCCAAAG CTGGAGATGATTCTGCCGGATAGAGCTTATGCGTTTTTTTCGCATACTCATAAGGCTCAGAAGGAAAACATGCCACTCTTGGATAAG ATCCTAGCAGAAAGAGTGTCTCTCTATGATTACGAGCTTATTGTCGGGGATCATGCGAGAAGACTACTTGCATTCGGAAAGTATGCTGGTAGAGCAGGATTTATCGACTTCTTGCTCGGCTTAGGACAGA GGTACCTAAGTCTTGGATATTCGACACCGTTTCTTTCGTTGGGTGCATCTTATATGTATCCATCCTTGGCTGCCGCTAAGGCAGCTGTAATTTCTGTGGGCGAAGAGATAGCAACTCGCGGACTGCCATCAGGAATCTGTCCTCTTGTCTTCATTTTCACCGGTTCAGGAAATG TTTCTTCTGGTGCACAAGAGATATTTAAGCTTCTTCCTCATACTTTTGTGGAACCAAGCGAACTTCCGGCACTATTTGTGGCG gCCAAGGATGATGCTCAAACTACTCGAAAATCGAAAAGGATCTTCCAAGTATACGGTTGTGTTGTGACTAGTAAAAACATGGTTGAACACGAAGATCCAACAAGAGAATTTGACAAA GCCGACTATTATGCACATCCAGAACACTACAACCCTGTTTTCCACGAAAAAATAGCCCCATATGCATCTGTAATCG TGAATTGCATGTATTGGGAGAAACGATTTCCTCGCTTATTGAGTACCAAGCAGGTTCAAGATCtaacaaagaaagcaagtgTGCTTGTTGGAATCGCTGATATAACTTGTGACATAGGGGGGTCAATAGAATTTGTCAACCAAACCACATCAATTGACTCACCTTTCTTCAG ATACGATCCTGTGACTAATTCTTACCATCGTGACATGGACGGCGCTGGTGTGATATGTCAAGCTGTGGACATTCTTCCGACAGAATTTGCAAAAGAG GCTTCGAAACATTTTGGAGACATATTGTCCAATTTTGTTGGTAATTTGGCTTCTACAAAAGACATTACAAAGTTGCCTGCACATTTAAGGAGAGCTTGCATTACCCATGGAGGagcacttacctcattttatGAATATATTCCGCGTATGAGAAAGTCAGACTCAGA AGAAATATCAAAGAATCATGTTAATCACAACTACAAGAACTACAACATATCA GTATCTCTCAGTGGTCACCTATTTGATCAGTTTCTGATAAATGAGGCCTTAGATATCATTGAAGCTGCAGGCGGCTCCTTTCATTTGGTTAAGTGTGACGTGGGTCAATGTTCGAATTCTCTATCATTCTCCGAACTTGAA GTGGGTGCAGATGACACGGCCGTTCTTGATCAAATTATCGACTCTTTAACTTCTCTAGCGAATTCAAACGAAAATCATGACTTAAAGCAAGAGAAAAATAAGATTTCTCTGAGTTTTGGTGAAGTCCAGCACAGTCCCACTAAAAAGGGAAATGACACGAAAAGAAAGGCTGGGGTTCTGATTATTGGAGCAGGCCGGGTCTGCCAGCCAGCTGCTGAGATGTTAGCATCAGTTAGCGGAATGTCATCCCACGAATGGTACAAAACATGCTTTGAAGATGAATTCGAAGAGATTAATGATGTGCAAGTTACTGTTGCATCTCTCTACCTAAAGGATGCTGAAGAG ATCACTGAAGGTATTCCAAATGCAACGGCAGTTCAACTTGATATTTCGGACACTGGCAGTCTGCATAGGTATATATCGGAG GCTGAACTTGTTATAAGTTTACTGCCGGCTTTTTGCCACGTTACTGTAGCAAATGCATGTATTGAG CTTAAAAAGCATCTTGTCACTGCTAGCTATGTTGATGAATCCATGTCAAAACTGGATGAGAAGGCAAAGAGTGCTGGTATTACGATTCTTGGTGAGATGGGCTTGGACCCTGGGATAG ATCATATGATAGCGATGAAGATGATCAACCAAGCACACGTTCGGAAGGGGAAAATAATGTCTTTCACTTCTTACTGTGGTGGACTGCCATCCCCAGCTGCAGCAAACAATCCGTTAGCATATAAATTCAG CTGGAGTCCTGCAGGAGCTATTCGAGCTGGACGTAATCCTGCAACGTACAAATCTAACGGCAAAATTGTAGAAGTTGATG GGAAGGATCTTTATGATTCAGCTGCGAAATATCGGGTTCCAGACCTTCCAGCCTTCTCGTTAGAATGCCTTCCAAATCGTAACTCCCTAGTTTATGGGGACTTGTATGGAATAGGACATGAAGCATCAACAGTCTTTCGTGGAACTCTTCGATatgaag GGTTCGGAGAAATAATGGCAACGCTTTCAAGAATTGGTTTATTCGAATCTGAACCTCATCCGCTTCTTAAGGATGCAAATAGACCCACGTTCAGGAAATTTTTGTCTGAACTCCTCAAAATGAAAACTGAAGATCTGGACAGACCTCTGATCGGAGAGAAAATCATCCCCGAAAGGATTGACACGCTCGGATACTGCAAAGAGCAAGGAGCTGCTGTGAGGGCAGCTAAGACTATCGT ATTTCTGGGACTTCACGAGCAGAAAGAGATCCCCGCCTCTTGCAAAAGCGCATTTGAAGTTGCTTGTCTTCGGATGGAAGAGAGATTAGCGTACTCCAGCACGGAACAG GACATGGTGCTTTTGCATCATGAAGTGGAGGTTGAGTTCCCGGATGGACTTCGAGAGAAGCATACAGGCACTCTACTGGAATTCGGGAAAATGAAAAGCGGTAAGATGATCACCGCCATGGCGTTCACTGTTGGAGTCCCGGCGGCCATTGGAGCTCTG CTCATACTTGGAAACAAGATCAAAACCAGAGGCGTCTTGAGACCTATCGAACCAGAAGTATACGTCCCAG caatggATATACTACAAGCGTATGGAATCAAGTTAATGGAGAAGATCGAGTGA
- the LOC126608315 gene encoding uncharacterized protein LOC126608315 → MLECLGLTNCFRLSGNEVKKLENNLLNQESLWRFGLEIILPGTKVPKWFSYTSKHPTTFEPPSENEGEEAVRGSECCFEIPLNLQDETSGLALCIVVEASTPYDPYVLINGGKDFYPNLKYNIEATHVWFKLVDLDEQQRDTCQVIFQFLEGSHIKSWRVHSLLLNQDELLPLSLGSTSSLEKRPRPSGPPDYEYDQLQQWPSLSSELADDHTKRRHIDLNVPVEIEDEQEQPSTSKSQSVGAIPLCVWWINFINVGDKAGAPSCLFVFELRATAILWFLFQSHGETCACIVYVPFCDLFFLYRICVHTNY, encoded by the exons ATGCTCGAGTGTCTGGGCTTGACTAATTGCTTTAGACTAAGTGGCAATGAGGTGAAAAAGTTGGAAAACAATTTGTTGAATCAG GAATCTCTTTGGCGCTTTGGATTGGAAATTATTCTTCCAGGCACTAAAGTTCCGAAGTGGTTCAGCTATACCTCTAAACATCCAACAACATTTGAACCTCCATCAGAAAATGAAGGTGAAGAAGCTGTTAGAGGCAGTGAATGTTGTTTTGAAATTCCTCTAAACTTACAAGATGAGACTTCCGGATTGGCTCTATGTATTGTTGTTGAAGCATCGACTCCTTATGATCCTTATGTTCTCATCAACGGGGGAAAAGACTTTTATCCTAATTTGAAGTACAACATTGAGGCAACTCATGTGTGGTTCAAGTTAGTGGATTTAGACGAGCAGCAGAGAGATACATGTCAAGTCATATTTCAATTCCTGGAAGGCTCACACATTAAAAGTTGGAGGGTGCACAGTCTATTGCTCAACCAAGACGAACTGCTTCCCTTGTCTTTAGGATCAACGAGTAGTCTTGAGAAGAGGCCTCGTCCAAGTGGACCCCCAGATTATGAGTATGATCAGCTACAGCAATGGCCTTCCTTGTCTTCGGAGCTAGCGGATGATCATACAAAGCGGAGGCATATTGATCTCAATGTTCCTGTTGAGATTGAGGATGAGCAGGAGCAACCGTCCACTTCAAAATCTCAGAGTGTTGGTGCAATCCCATTGTGTGTATGGTGGATTAATTTTATAAATGTGGGGGATAAGGCTGGAGCTCCatcatgtttatttgtttttgaacTTAGAGCGACTGCGATTTTGTGGTTTCTCTTTCAATCTCATGGGGAGACATGTGCTTGCATAGTTTACGTTCCGTTctgtgatttgtttttcttgtaCAGAATCTGTGTGCATACCAATTATTGA
- the LOC126608195 gene encoding alpha-aminoadipic semialdehyde synthase isoform X6, giving the protein MIGNGVVGILAESVNKWERRAPLTPSHCARLLHSGKDKTGVSRIILQPSTKRIHHDAMYEDVGCEISEDLSHCGLILGIKQPKLEMILPDRAYAFFSHTHKAQKENMPLLDKILAERVSLYDYELIVGDHARRLLAFGKYAGRAGFIDFLLGLGQRYLSLGYSTPFLSLGASYMYPSLAAAKAAVISVGEEIATRGLPSGICPLVFIFTGSGNVSSGAQEIFKLLPHTFVEPSELPALFVAAKDDAQTTRKSKRIFQVYGCVVTSKNMVEHEDPTREFDKADYYAHPEHYNPVFHEKIAPYASVIVNCMYWEKRFPRLLSTKQVQDLTKKASVLVGIADITCDIGGSIEFVNQTTSIDSPFFRYDPVTNSYHRDMDGAGVICQAVDILPTEFAKEASKHFGDILSNFVGNLASTKDITKLPAHLRRACITHGGALTSFYEYIPRMRKSDSEEISKNHVNHNYKNYNISVSLSGHLFDQFLINEALDIIEAAGGSFHLVKCDVGQCSNSLSFSELEVGADDTAVLDQIIDSLTSLANSNENHDLKQEKNKISLSFGEVQHSPTKKGNDTKRKAGVLIIGAGRVCQPAAEMLASVSGMSSHEWYKTCFEDEFEEINDVQVTVASLYLKDAEEITEGIPNATAVQLDISDTGSLHRYISEAELVISLLPAFCHVTVANACIELKKHLVTASYVDESMSKLDEKAKSAGITILGEMGLDPGIDHMIAMKMINQAHVRKGKIMSFTSYCGGLPSPAAANNPLAYKFSWSPAGAIRAGRNPATYKSNGKIVEVDGKDLYDSAAKYRVPDLPAFSLECLPNRNSLVYGDLYGIGHEASTVFRGTLRYEGFGEIMATLSRIGLFESEPHPLLKDANRPTFRKFLSELLKMKTEDLDRPLIGEKIIPERIDTLGYCKEQGAAVRAAKTIVFLGLHEQKEIPASCKSAFEVACLRMEERLAYSSTEQDMVLLHHEVEVEFPDGLREKHTGTLLEFGKMKSGKMITAMAFTVGVPAAIGALLILGNKIKTRGVLRPIEPEVYVPAMDILQAYGIKLMEKIE; this is encoded by the exons ATGATTGGAAATGGGGTGGTGGGGATTTTGGCCGAGTCTGTGAACAAGTGGGAGAGAAGAGCGCCTCTGACGCCGTCTCACTGCGCTCGGCTGCTCCACAGCGGGAAAGATAAAACCGGAGTTTCTCGGATCATACTGCAGCCGTCGACGAAGAGAATTCATCATGATGCAATGTATGAAGATGTTGGATGTGAAATCTCTGAGGATTTGTCACATTGTGGTTTGATCCTCGGCATTAAACAGCCAAAG CTGGAGATGATTCTGCCGGATAGAGCTTATGCGTTTTTTTCGCATACTCATAAGGCTCAGAAGGAAAACATGCCACTCTTGGATAAG ATCCTAGCAGAAAGAGTGTCTCTCTATGATTACGAGCTTATTGTCGGGGATCATGCGAGAAGACTACTTGCATTCGGAAAGTATGCTGGTAGAGCAGGATTTATCGACTTCTTGCTCGGCTTAGGACAGA GGTACCTAAGTCTTGGATATTCGACACCGTTTCTTTCGTTGGGTGCATCTTATATGTATCCATCCTTGGCTGCCGCTAAGGCAGCTGTAATTTCTGTGGGCGAAGAGATAGCAACTCGCGGACTGCCATCAGGAATCTGTCCTCTTGTCTTCATTTTCACCGGTTCAGGAAATG TTTCTTCTGGTGCACAAGAGATATTTAAGCTTCTTCCTCATACTTTTGTGGAACCAAGCGAACTTCCGGCACTATTTGTGGCG gCCAAGGATGATGCTCAAACTACTCGAAAATCGAAAAGGATCTTCCAAGTATACGGTTGTGTTGTGACTAGTAAAAACATGGTTGAACACGAAGATCCAACAAGAGAATTTGACAAA GCCGACTATTATGCACATCCAGAACACTACAACCCTGTTTTCCACGAAAAAATAGCCCCATATGCATCTGTAATCG TGAATTGCATGTATTGGGAGAAACGATTTCCTCGCTTATTGAGTACCAAGCAGGTTCAAGATCtaacaaagaaagcaagtgTGCTTGTTGGAATCGCTGATATAACTTGTGACATAGGGGGGTCAATAGAATTTGTCAACCAAACCACATCAATTGACTCACCTTTCTTCAG ATACGATCCTGTGACTAATTCTTACCATCGTGACATGGACGGCGCTGGTGTGATATGTCAAGCTGTGGACATTCTTCCGACAGAATTTGCAAAAGAG GCTTCGAAACATTTTGGAGACATATTGTCCAATTTTGTTGGTAATTTGGCTTCTACAAAAGACATTACAAAGTTGCCTGCACATTTAAGGAGAGCTTGCATTACCCATGGAGGagcacttacctcattttatGAATATATTCCGCGTATGAGAAAGTCAGACTCAGA AGAAATATCAAAGAATCATGTTAATCACAACTACAAGAACTACAACATATCA GTATCTCTCAGTGGTCACCTATTTGATCAGTTTCTGATAAATGAGGCCTTAGATATCATTGAAGCTGCAGGCGGCTCCTTTCATTTGGTTAAGTGTGACGTGGGTCAATGTTCGAATTCTCTATCATTCTCCGAACTTGAA GTGGGTGCAGATGACACGGCCGTTCTTGATCAAATTATCGACTCTTTAACTTCTCTAGCGAATTCAAACGAAAATCATGACTTAAAGCAAGAGAAAAATAAGATTTCTCTGAGTTTTGGTGAAGTCCAGCACAGTCCCACTAAAAAGGGAAATGACACGAAAAGAAAGGCTGGGGTTCTGATTATTGGAGCAGGCCGGGTCTGCCAGCCAGCTGCTGAGATGTTAGCATCAGTTAGCGGAATGTCATCCCACGAATGGTACAAAACATGCTTTGAAGATGAATTCGAAGAGATTAATGATGTGCAAGTTACTGTTGCATCTCTCTACCTAAAGGATGCTGAAGAG ATCACTGAAGGTATTCCAAATGCAACGGCAGTTCAACTTGATATTTCGGACACTGGCAGTCTGCATAGGTATATATCGGAG GCTGAACTTGTTATAAGTTTACTGCCGGCTTTTTGCCACGTTACTGTAGCAAATGCATGTATTGAG CTTAAAAAGCATCTTGTCACTGCTAGCTATGTTGATGAATCCATGTCAAAACTGGATGAGAAGGCAAAGAGTGCTGGTATTACGATTCTTGGTGAGATGGGCTTGGACCCTGGGATAG ATCATATGATAGCGATGAAGATGATCAACCAAGCACACGTTCGGAAGGGGAAAATAATGTCTTTCACTTCTTACTGTGGTGGACTGCCATCCCCAGCTGCAGCAAACAATCCGTTAGCATATAAATTCAG CTGGAGTCCTGCAGGAGCTATTCGAGCTGGACGTAATCCTGCAACGTACAAATCTAACGGCAAAATTGTAGAAGTTGATG GGAAGGATCTTTATGATTCAGCTGCGAAATATCGGGTTCCAGACCTTCCAGCCTTCTCGTTAGAATGCCTTCCAAATCGTAACTCCCTAGTTTATGGGGACTTGTATGGAATAGGACATGAAGCATCAACAGTCTTTCGTGGAACTCTTCGATatgaag GGTTCGGAGAAATAATGGCAACGCTTTCAAGAATTGGTTTATTCGAATCTGAACCTCATCCGCTTCTTAAGGATGCAAATAGACCCACGTTCAGGAAATTTTTGTCTGAACTCCTCAAAATGAAAACTGAAGATCTGGACAGACCTCTGATCGGAGAGAAAATCATCCCCGAAAGGATTGACACGCTCGGATACTGCAAAGAGCAAGGAGCTGCTGTGAGGGCAGCTAAGACTATCGT ATTTCTGGGACTTCACGAGCAGAAAGAGATCCCCGCCTCTTGCAAAAGCGCATTTGAAGTTGCTTGTCTTCGGATGGAAGAGAGATTAGCGTACTCCAGCACGGAACAG GACATGGTGCTTTTGCATCATGAAGTGGAGGTTGAGTTCCCGGATGGACTTCGAGAGAAGCATACAGGCACTCTACTGGAATTCGGGAAAATGAAAAGCGGTAAGATGATCACCGCCATGGCGTTCACTGTTGGAGTCCCGGCGGCCATTGGAGCTCTG CTCATACTTGGAAACAAGATCAAAACCAGAGGCGTCTTGAGACCTATCGAACCAGAAGTATACGTCCCAG caatggATATACTACAAGCGTATGGAATCAAGTTAATGGAGAAGATCGAGTGA